The Dermacentor silvarum isolate Dsil-2018 chromosome 7, BIME_Dsil_1.4, whole genome shotgun sequence genomic sequence GGAAACTTAAGAAGGTTCATATTTGTGTTTTTGATAAGACCGAGTAAAGTTTAGGCAGTATTCATTTTCATTGATTTTTTGTACGAGTGTACTTTGCAGAAATAAAGCTGAAGAAGTTGTTCCCCTTTCCTCCGATGTGAAAGTGTCCTTGGGCTCGCCTATTACAGGCATATGCACATAGTCTCAAGAGAATCCTTGCGCACAAGAATAATCAATGACTACCTGAAAAAAAGAACTCCGCAATTGCTTAAAAGGCACACCAATTTTCTATTTGTCAAGCCATTGTCGTTCTTGCGGTTGAACACCAGATTTTGCAAAGATGGGCACTGTCATAAGACACAAAGGTCAGCGTATACGAGAAGTAAAGGAGCTTTTTCATATACTGAATGTCGCGCCAGCTTGTGCGAGCCAAACACGTGTCTTTTTAAAACATGGTGATTGCCCATGCTTGAATAATATGCACCTACATGTGTATGATGTTTTGGTTTAATTTGTCTGCGACAAGGTTAGTTCATTTATTCCTCATTTATTTATGTGTGTTCTTGAGCGTATGTAACGGTCACGTGTCATTAAAGGCTCAGTTGAAAGATCGGGCTTTTGTTGTCTTTTCTCGTTCATGTGCTCTTTTTATATGCATTCAATAGTTAAGCAGTCTAAACATTATTACAATACCGCAAGCAGCAAGAAGATTGGTCGCAACAGGGTAGGCGACAGAACGGCCTCTGGACTCCTGGTGCGAGCTAATTTTTCAACTTTGGTCTCTTACGGGCATGCTGTAGTAAATACTCAATAAATAGTCTCTTTGTGTTTCTGTACGAATAACAATGCAACAACGGTCACTTTTTAATGTTTATTTGAGGAGTTATAGAGTACAATGTCTTCTAGCCATTGTTGAAACCGGACACGCTTTATTAGCATCAACTGTCCGTGTAACGAACGATTCTAAGGAAGGCCAACGCGTGACCAAAGACTCATGACATCACTGTCTGATGTACTGGCTGATATCCACTCTTTGAGCATGCCTACCTGATTCTCAGACAAGACTTTCTTATAATTTCCGATGGTACCATCCCGCACAAATTCATGTCTGGGAGGACGGTGGTCGAGGAATTTTTTAGTAGTGAGCAGTGCATGAGGGATCGAGGCATTTCTGCGGCTCCTATGACAGACCGTAAAATCGATGGTTGCCCTCAGGAATTCCTTGAAGATAGGGCGCATGCGTTCTTTCGAAGACATTTCGATCACACGTTGTAACATCGCGGGGTCCCTGGAAATGCGTCGACCGTACTCATGACCCAGAAACTGCGCAATTTTTGTCACTTCTGCTCCGATGTCGTCGCACAAGGTTTCGTAGGTTAGGAAGAGAACGTTACCGTCCTTTCTCCGTGAGTAAAACGGTAGAAGACTGTCTTGCAAGTAGCTACCGAAAGTACTAGTGCCGGTGACGAACCGTTTCAGATGTTCGTCGAAACTTCCTACGTCCTCTTTATTGACTGTGTGTGTCAATATCTGGTAGTAGGACGATACACAAACGTCGTAAGGGTTCCTCGCGACGTAGATGTATTTTGCTCCAGATCGAAGTCTCTTCTCGTCGAAGGGCAAGTGTGTCTTAATTGTGCCGGGTCTCGGCATTAAGCCCACATAGTCTGCACCGACGAACTCCAGGAACGGTGTCTCCGAGACGAACTGCGAGAGGTCACGCGGTGGCTCGCCATCGTGGAAAATGCCGTACGCAATGCACTGAACCCAAGTTGTGCCGCTCTTCGGGTAGGCGATGACGAAAATGTCATCCTCACGTGGCTCGTAGGACAGTGCAGAAATAACGGCATCGTCTGGAAAGATGCGGGGTACGTTCACGCCTTGCACCTTCTTGCAGAATGGCATACCGGCCAGGTGGACTTGAGTGTCTGCAAGACATTGAGTTAGAAGAAGCTGTTTAATGAAATAAAAGAAGTCAAAGTAATAAGAAATATACATCTTTTAGGTGTGGCTGAAAATGAGAAGGTGCGTGGAAGAGATTCATATTGTACGCAGAGGTGCAGTGTGTGGCCTGGGGCAGCGTGCTTTAAGAGACAACTTTCTCCCGTAGCCGAGGCGGACACTCAATTCGAAGTGTTTTCTAAACGTCACTTCGAGCTCCAGTTAAGAATCTGCAGGGATTAATTGACTGCCACACCACAATTGAGTGAGCTTCCAAGTGAAAGTTTGCTTAGATTCGTAGTCGCCTATGAACTGCTAAGATATTCTTGAAGGACTAAGACTGACTGATGGTATGAGGTGACCGGAAAAGCTGTTGCTTGGCACAGTGGTGGAGTGGCTGCGGCATTGCTTAGCTGAGCGCGAGGTAGCGCGTTTGATTCACAATTGAAGTTGCCGCCTTAAGGAGGGGACAAAATGCACGAACGCTCGTATACCATTCTTTGGGTGCACGTCCAAAAACacacgtggtccaaattattccagagcttCTCGAAGTGGTGCATAATATAATGACCTGTGCCACAATGTAACGTTACATTGGACGATCTAATTTCCTTAAGACAAGGTTTATTTACATTCGGTCACTGAGTAATGGATTATTTCATTTAACATCGAATGCTGTTAAATCATAGGTCAGAGGACGTTGGGTGATTAGCTTTTCTGTTCTTTAGAAACAAGGTACTCGACAGGCTTGCACTACAGATTTCCAAGCATGGGACTTTTCAGGAGTTCCGAAACCAGAATGCGGGAGGCACTCTCAGGATTGCCCAAAACAAAACTCGAGAAATGCACTCGATAggcaaacagcgcaaaaaaaaaaaaacacgacaagaagacaataAGGGAGACAcccaccagcgctgactgacgactgaattctttattcagaaaggaacacatatataccaaaagaaaaaagaaagaacaggagGGTAGATGACTGCGCATGGGCAAAAGATAGACAGCGATTAGATTTAGAT encodes the following:
- the LOC119459574 gene encoding sulfotransferase 1 family member D1-like, whose product is MPFCKKVQGVNVPRIFPDDAVISALSYEPREDDIFVIAYPKSGTTWVQCIAYGIFHDGEPPRDLSQFVSETPFLEFVGADYVGLMPRPGTIKTHLPFDEKRLRSGAKYIYVARNPYDVCVSSYYQILTHTVNKEDVGSFDEHLKRFVTGTSTFGSYLQDSLLPFYSRRKDGNVLFLTYETLCDDIGAEVTKIAQFLGHEYGRRISRDPAMLQRVIEMSSKERMRPIFKEFLRATIDFTVCHRSRRNASIPHALLTTKKFLDHRPPRHEFVRDGTIGNYKKVLSENQVGMLKEWISASTSDSDVMSLWSRVGLP